One region of Haloprofundus salilacus genomic DNA includes:
- the arcS gene encoding archaeosine synthase subunit alpha has translation MTDYFEVHARDGAARLGELRLSESLPTPALVDDVVDDTGSLWAAEREAPEGDENRLTVLPHRGFPAGTREEVKESFAVDYPDTDYPSAAVVASDAAREVGADAYILSDAHGFVGHAAAFKDAVIEARASLPADTALYLSGVATPTNVATLAYAGVDLVDAKRARVKGFEGKYLTSDGEYFLEDLDELPCACSACLGGVEEFTREDCAGHNVNVLRAELARVRRRIRDGRLRDYVEGQARHNVWLTAAFREFDQQYSYLEQRTPVIRDSELTAATEDSLRRVEIQRFAERVTTRYRNRFDSPLVLVPCSARKPYSESQSHGQYHDAIQFRAHQVSMTSPIGVVPQELELTYPAQHYDSVVTGRWSEDEKRFVAEVLGRYLERNEYPRVVAHVPPEGYRDIVERVEKRVEMPFEYTVEDHPTTTESLANLASTLADEPKYRKREREHNTVKAIADYQFGDGAGDALFSNADIRMTSRYPKLQVRDADGEQLATMVPQYGVLSFTLAGARLWDASDAPTKRIEIDGFVPHGSVLAPGVVDADEEIRPGDEVVVDGPKAFAVARAEMSGPEMAESTRGVAAEVRHVDEK, from the coding sequence ATGACCGACTACTTCGAGGTGCACGCCCGCGACGGGGCGGCCCGCCTCGGCGAACTCCGTCTCTCGGAGTCGCTTCCGACGCCCGCGCTCGTCGACGACGTGGTCGACGACACCGGGAGCCTCTGGGCGGCCGAACGCGAGGCCCCCGAGGGTGACGAGAACCGACTGACCGTGCTCCCGCACCGCGGCTTTCCCGCAGGAACCCGCGAGGAGGTCAAGGAGTCGTTCGCCGTCGACTACCCCGACACCGACTACCCGAGCGCGGCCGTCGTCGCCTCCGACGCCGCCCGCGAAGTGGGAGCGGACGCATACATTCTCTCGGACGCTCACGGATTCGTCGGCCACGCCGCCGCGTTCAAAGATGCAGTTATCGAAGCCCGCGCGTCGCTGCCGGCCGACACCGCGCTGTATCTCTCCGGCGTCGCTACGCCCACGAACGTCGCGACGCTCGCGTACGCGGGAGTTGACCTCGTGGATGCCAAGCGCGCCCGAGTGAAAGGGTTCGAGGGGAAATATCTCACGAGCGACGGCGAATACTTCCTCGAAGATCTCGACGAACTCCCGTGCGCCTGCTCGGCCTGTCTCGGCGGCGTCGAGGAGTTCACCCGCGAGGACTGCGCCGGACACAACGTCAACGTCCTGCGGGCGGAACTCGCCCGCGTACGACGCCGGATTCGCGACGGCCGACTCCGTGATTACGTAGAGGGACAGGCGCGTCACAACGTGTGGCTCACGGCGGCGTTCCGCGAGTTCGACCAGCAGTACAGCTACCTCGAACAGCGCACGCCGGTCATCCGCGACTCGGAACTCACCGCCGCGACCGAAGATTCGCTGCGCCGCGTCGAGATTCAGCGCTTCGCCGAGCGGGTGACGACCAGATATCGAAATCGGTTTGACTCGCCGCTGGTGCTCGTCCCGTGTTCTGCCCGGAAGCCGTACAGCGAGTCCCAGAGCCACGGCCAGTACCACGACGCTATCCAGTTCCGCGCCCACCAGGTGTCGATGACCTCGCCCATCGGCGTCGTCCCGCAGGAACTCGAACTCACCTACCCCGCCCAGCACTACGACTCGGTGGTGACGGGCCGGTGGTCCGAAGACGAAAAGCGGTTCGTCGCCGAAGTGTTGGGGCGCTACCTCGAACGCAACGAGTACCCGCGCGTCGTCGCGCACGTCCCGCCGGAGGGGTACCGAGACATCGTCGAGCGTGTCGAAAAGCGGGTTGAGATGCCGTTCGAGTACACCGTCGAGGACCACCCGACGACGACGGAGTCGCTGGCGAACCTCGCGTCGACGCTCGCGGACGAGCCGAAATATCGGAAACGAGAGCGCGAGCACAACACGGTGAAAGCCATCGCCGACTACCAATTCGGCGACGGCGCGGGCGACGCGCTCTTCTCGAACGCGGACATCCGGATGACCAGTCGCTACCCGAAACTACAGGTCCGCGACGCCGACGGCGAGCAGCTGGCGACGATGGTGCCGCAGTACGGCGTGCTCTCCTTTACGCTCGCCGGCGCGCGACTGTGGGACGCCTCCGACGCGCCGACGAAGCGAATCGAGATAGACGGCTTCGTCCCCCACGGGAGCGTGCTCGCGCCCGGCGTCGTCGACGCCGACGAGGAGATCCGTCCGGGCGACGAGGTTGTCGTCGACGGCCCGAAGGCGTTCGCCGTCGCCAGAGCGGAGATGTCGGGTCCGGAGATGGCTGAATCGACCCGCGGCGTCGCCGCCGAGGTCCGTCACGTCGACGAGAAATAA
- the yqeC gene encoding selenium cofactor biosynthesis protein YqeC produces the protein MRLADALAAREGMTCVVGAGGKKTTLYALASRLDRAVVTASVRIPIPSLEENVEEVVVTDDPLAALEEATLDDFPLGLVPGQADDVRYHGYENELLDRLAAAHDGPVLVKADGARMRDFKAPSDREPQIPDETATVLPIASAHVVGEPLDEKMVHRPERVAEIAGIDVGNAITTETVAAVLASDEGGLKRVPEGATAVPVVNKVDDEQLADVGREIASKILERAGGRVEQVVLARMNREDAVVGVVE, from the coding sequence ATGCGACTCGCCGACGCACTCGCCGCACGCGAGGGGATGACTTGCGTCGTCGGCGCGGGCGGCAAAAAGACGACACTGTACGCGCTCGCGTCGCGTCTCGACCGGGCCGTCGTCACTGCGTCGGTCCGGATTCCGATTCCCTCGCTCGAAGAGAACGTCGAAGAAGTCGTCGTAACCGACGACCCGCTCGCTGCCCTCGAAGAAGCAACGCTCGACGACTTTCCACTCGGCCTCGTCCCCGGTCAGGCCGACGACGTGCGGTATCACGGCTACGAGAACGAACTCCTCGACCGCCTCGCCGCGGCGCACGACGGACCGGTGCTCGTCAAAGCCGACGGCGCACGGATGCGCGATTTCAAAGCGCCGAGCGACCGCGAACCGCAGATTCCCGACGAGACGGCGACGGTGCTCCCTATCGCCAGCGCGCACGTCGTCGGCGAACCGCTGGACGAGAAGATGGTGCACCGCCCCGAGCGAGTCGCCGAAATTGCGGGAATCGACGTGGGCAACGCGATTACGACTGAAACGGTCGCGGCCGTGCTCGCCAGCGACGAGGGGGGATTGAAGCGAGTTCCGGAGGGGGCAACGGCGGTTCCGGTCGTGAACAAAGTTGACGACGAACAACTGGCCGATGTGGGGAGAGAGATCGCGTCGAAAATCTTGGAGCGCGCCGGCGGGCGAGTGGAGCAGGTGGTGCTCGCGCGGATGAACCGAGAGGATGCGGTAGTCGGCGTGGTAGAGTAA
- a CDS encoding molybdenum cofactor guanylyltransferase has protein sequence MRTAVIVAGGRSTRFGDADKATADLAGTPMIRRVGDRLAGVVDALVVNCRADQRAAIRDAFSDYPHPVSIAEDETPDEGPMSGIRTGLRAVSGEYAVVVACDMPFVNPDVVAYLFERVEGHDAAVPQLDDQWFQTTHAVYRADSMADACDAALAEGSRKIIDPLFELDYVVVDESEIAEHGSLQTFENLNTREEFEEAAQEFE, from the coding sequence ATGCGCACGGCAGTCATCGTCGCCGGCGGTCGTTCGACCCGCTTCGGCGACGCCGACAAAGCGACCGCTGACCTCGCCGGAACGCCGATGATTCGCCGCGTCGGCGACCGACTCGCCGGTGTCGTCGACGCGCTCGTCGTCAACTGCCGCGCCGACCAGCGGGCGGCGATTCGCGACGCCTTCAGCGACTATCCGCACCCCGTTTCCATCGCCGAGGACGAGACGCCCGACGAGGGTCCGATGTCGGGGATTCGGACCGGTCTCCGCGCCGTTTCGGGCGAATACGCCGTCGTCGTCGCTTGCGACATGCCGTTCGTCAACCCCGACGTCGTCGCGTACCTGTTCGAGCGCGTCGAAGGTCACGACGCGGCCGTGCCGCAGTTGGACGATCAGTGGTTTCAGACGACGCACGCCGTCTACCGGGCGGACTCGATGGCCGACGCCTGCGACGCGGCGCTCGCGGAAGGTTCGCGGAAGATTATCGACCCGCTGTTCGAGTTGGATTACGTCGTCGTCGACGAGAGCGAGATTGCCGAGCACGGGAGCCTGCAGACGTTTGAAAACCTGAACACGCGTGAGGAGTTCGAGGAAGCCGCGCAGGAGTTCGAATAA
- a CDS encoding aldehyde ferredoxin oxidoreductase family protein, whose protein sequence is MTTPMRDTVLRVDLSAETVERERVPEKWRRDYLGGKGLGARYLYADLAPGVDPLGPDNLLSFMLGPLSGYLPGETRYAAVTKSPLTGGFLDSYSGGSFPERLAGSLDDCLGVLITGRAERPVTLVVDDGAATIEPADDLWGRDTVETDAAFPDAAVACIGQAGESTVAYATIASDGGNHHAGRGGAGAVMGSKRLKAVVARGDAPEIPPALRDVRDRYERAYGDHNTGRWQAAGETLESVDFANEVGVLATEGWQRGRFEEADDIGIEAAREAAVGREREDDATPGGFRVPTDDGEHESVPRGAAPMTLGAGLGVDEFDAVAALGATCDRLGVDVISAGNAVAWAVRADDAGLVETDVRFGDDEAARRLLVAIASRDGELANALADGVADAARRYGGDDLVPTVKSMELPSYDPRGAVGMALAYATSDRGACHRRARPVEREVFEAWDDADAVEAVAGAQTIRSVLWSLVVDDFVGETMWDDLGREWLAAVGLPHDAEELSRTGERIWTLVRLFNVREGFDRSDDALPEALRRPLTDGPAAGRAVDPETFERLLDAYYAVRGWGPDGRPTRATVERLGLGSVVDDETPLADETATPDPAGADGPTTTTADNEHETDDR, encoded by the coding sequence ATGACAACCCCCATGCGCGACACCGTGCTGCGGGTGGACCTCTCGGCGGAGACCGTCGAGAGAGAGCGCGTCCCCGAGAAGTGGCGACGCGACTACCTCGGCGGGAAGGGGTTGGGCGCACGCTACCTCTACGCCGACCTCGCCCCCGGCGTCGACCCGCTGGGTCCCGACAATCTTCTCTCCTTCATGCTCGGCCCGCTCTCGGGATATCTCCCGGGCGAGACGCGCTACGCGGCGGTGACGAAGTCGCCGCTCACCGGCGGCTTTCTCGACTCCTACAGCGGCGGGTCGTTCCCCGAACGCCTCGCCGGGTCGCTAGACGACTGTCTCGGCGTCCTCATCACCGGTCGCGCGGAGCGGCCGGTCACCCTCGTCGTCGACGACGGCGCGGCGACGATAGAACCCGCCGACGACCTGTGGGGCCGCGACACCGTCGAGACGGACGCAGCGTTCCCCGACGCCGCAGTCGCCTGCATCGGCCAGGCGGGTGAGTCGACAGTGGCCTACGCCACCATCGCCTCCGACGGCGGCAACCACCACGCCGGACGCGGCGGTGCAGGCGCGGTGATGGGGTCGAAACGACTGAAAGCCGTCGTCGCACGCGGCGACGCCCCCGAGATACCGCCCGCACTTCGCGACGTGCGCGACCGGTACGAGCGCGCCTACGGCGACCACAACACGGGGCGTTGGCAGGCGGCCGGGGAGACGCTTGAGAGCGTCGACTTCGCCAACGAAGTCGGCGTGCTCGCCACCGAGGGCTGGCAGCGCGGTCGGTTCGAGGAGGCCGACGACATTGGTATCGAGGCCGCCCGCGAGGCCGCCGTCGGTCGAGAACGCGAGGACGACGCCACCCCCGGCGGGTTCCGCGTTCCGACCGACGACGGCGAGCACGAAAGCGTCCCGCGTGGGGCCGCACCGATGACGCTCGGGGCCGGACTCGGTGTCGACGAGTTCGACGCCGTTGCGGCGCTTGGCGCGACGTGCGACCGCCTCGGCGTCGACGTGATCAGCGCCGGAAACGCCGTCGCGTGGGCCGTCCGCGCCGATGACGCCGGACTCGTCGAGACCGACGTTCGGTTCGGCGACGACGAGGCGGCGCGGCGACTACTCGTCGCCATCGCTTCGCGCGACGGCGAACTGGCCAACGCGCTGGCCGACGGCGTCGCCGACGCCGCGCGCCGGTACGGCGGCGACGACCTCGTGCCGACGGTCAAATCGATGGAACTGCCATCGTACGACCCCCGCGGAGCGGTCGGGATGGCGCTGGCGTACGCGACGAGCGACCGGGGGGCCTGCCACCGCCGCGCCCGTCCGGTCGAGCGCGAGGTGTTCGAGGCGTGGGACGACGCCGACGCGGTTGAAGCCGTCGCGGGAGCGCAGACCATTCGCTCGGTCCTGTGGAGCCTCGTCGTCGACGACTTCGTCGGCGAGACGATGTGGGACGACCTCGGCCGGGAGTGGCTGGCCGCGGTCGGTCTCCCGCACGACGCCGAGGAACTGAGCCGAACCGGCGAGCGCATCTGGACGCTCGTCCGCCTGTTCAACGTGCGCGAAGGCTTCGACCGGAGCGACGACGCGCTCCCCGAGGCGCTGCGCCGACCCCTTACCGACGGCCCGGCGGCCGGACGCGCCGTCGACCCCGAGACGTTCGAGCGACTGCTCGACGCCTACTATGCCGTTCGCGGCTGGGGACCCGACGGTCGCCCGACCCGAGCGACAGTCGAGCGGCTCGGTCTCGGCAGCGTCGTCGACGACGAAACGCCGCTGGCGGACGAAACGGCGACTCCCGACCCCGCAGGGGCGGACGGACCGACCACGACCACCGCGGACAACGAACACGAGACAGATGACAGATAG
- a CDS encoding DUF7124 domain-containing protein, producing the protein MTDSIDLDELDVSTDSDAEKPNRGDWFWKGEGDPEDETLETRDGEGENEAETGAELTDADTELSDSETLDPETSASGAASDSGATPRDSDADHSAIPRVPRTNDDAPVGIPIQGGGAGGAATGSVDDDAAAEGEQTEPEPTGPHGSGPSEMTMALTYEAVKRLENPAAAFADAEGWTDWLGIVGDVDAHVITKFQRESVVDADFFNGTGTGPAERLAGIDERSMFFAERMVVVGVAGVDDYIAEESGWEFVPLETAAEKAGWPLVDGNESGENGGGENGDVSGSDDSSVKRQ; encoded by the coding sequence ATGACAGATAGCATCGACCTCGACGAACTGGACGTATCGACCGACAGCGACGCGGAGAAACCGAATCGCGGCGACTGGTTCTGGAAGGGCGAGGGCGACCCCGAAGACGAGACACTGGAGACCCGCGACGGTGAGGGCGAGAACGAGGCCGAAACCGGTGCCGAACTAACCGACGCAGATACTGAGCTTTCCGACTCCGAGACGCTCGATCCCGAGACCTCCGCCTCCGGTGCGGCCTCCGACTCCGGCGCGACCCCCCGGGACTCCGACGCCGACCACAGCGCGATTCCACGGGTTCCGCGGACGAACGACGACGCTCCGGTCGGCATCCCCATCCAGGGCGGCGGCGCGGGCGGCGCGGCGACGGGAAGCGTCGATGACGACGCCGCGGCCGAAGGCGAGCAAACGGAACCGGAACCGACGGGACCGCACGGCAGCGGTCCCTCCGAGATGACGATGGCGCTGACGTACGAAGCGGTGAAACGGCTGGAGAACCCCGCCGCCGCGTTCGCCGACGCCGAAGGGTGGACCGACTGGCTCGGTATCGTCGGCGACGTGGACGCGCACGTCATCACCAAGTTCCAGCGCGAGTCGGTCGTCGACGCGGACTTCTTCAACGGCACTGGCACCGGCCCGGCGGAGCGACTGGCTGGTATCGACGAACGCTCGATGTTCTTCGCCGAGCGGATGGTCGTCGTCGGCGTCGCGGGCGTCGACGACTACATCGCCGAGGAGAGCGGGTGGGAGTTCGTCCCCCTGGAGACGGCCGCCGAAAAAGCTGGGTGGCCGCTCGTCGACGGGAACGAAAGCGGAGAGAACGGCGGCGGCGAGAACGGCGATGTCAGCGGGAGCGACGACAGCAGCGTCAAGCGGCAGTGA
- a CDS encoding DUF7405 family protein, with the protein MVSRRTALSHLAVVTGTVGLSGCSRLLDPATGPGVDGLSANPRSDRLPDRQFAQNEYLPTDDVGNHLQARYRRILLLDLQREPSVEDARTVEQAMRTLEAAYNWHHEGLFHTLAWGTNYFERIGELSRVPIDPPQVLSRTDDPDLQSFDAALVLESDLPSHLAAAESALFGSRKRLGGESVDHRLGDVFRVRGRRTGFLGEGLPAEHADAEGVPGDALTGDEQMFMGFFSGRNRTQPREESVAIPNGRFVDGTTMHLSRLTVNLRDWYGTLDENERIARMFSPEFTEDDVAKFTDDVPFSNQVREHARDHDVVGHHEKVAQVRRDDTDEPLVLRRDFNTVDGGKPGVHFVTFQRKLDHFRRTRKAMNGWYVRDDSPDITDREHNGILNFIRVTSRANFYVPARNDRSFPLL; encoded by the coding sequence GTGGTTTCACGACGCACCGCGCTCAGTCATCTCGCGGTCGTGACAGGAACCGTCGGTCTCTCGGGCTGTAGCCGCCTCCTCGACCCGGCGACCGGCCCAGGCGTCGACGGCCTCTCGGCCAATCCGCGCAGCGACCGCCTCCCGGACCGCCAATTCGCCCAGAACGAGTACCTACCGACCGACGACGTGGGCAACCACCTGCAGGCGCGCTACCGACGTATCCTCCTGTTAGACCTCCAGCGAGAGCCGTCGGTCGAAGACGCGCGGACCGTCGAACAGGCGATGCGGACGCTCGAAGCGGCGTACAACTGGCACCACGAGGGTCTCTTTCACACGTTGGCGTGGGGGACGAACTACTTCGAGCGCATTGGCGAACTCTCGCGCGTCCCCATCGACCCGCCGCAAGTGCTGTCGCGGACCGACGACCCCGATCTCCAGTCGTTCGACGCCGCGCTCGTGTTGGAGAGCGACCTCCCGTCGCACCTCGCAGCTGCCGAGAGCGCGCTGTTCGGCTCCCGAAAGCGCCTCGGCGGCGAGTCGGTCGACCACCGTCTCGGCGACGTGTTCCGGGTTCGCGGGCGTCGAACCGGCTTCCTCGGCGAGGGACTCCCCGCGGAACACGCCGACGCCGAGGGCGTCCCCGGCGACGCGCTGACCGGCGACGAGCAGATGTTCATGGGCTTTTTCTCCGGGCGCAATCGGACACAACCCAGAGAGGAGAGCGTCGCTATCCCCAATGGGCGATTCGTCGACGGGACGACGATGCACCTCAGCCGCCTAACGGTGAACCTCCGCGACTGGTACGGCACGCTCGACGAAAACGAGCGCATCGCGCGGATGTTCTCCCCGGAGTTCACCGAGGACGACGTGGCGAAATTCACCGACGACGTACCCTTCTCGAATCAGGTCCGCGAACACGCCCGCGACCACGACGTCGTCGGTCACCACGAGAAAGTCGCGCAGGTCCGCCGCGACGACACCGACGAACCGTTAGTGCTGCGACGCGATTTCAATACCGTCGACGGCGGTAAACCGGGCGTCCACTTCGTCACCTTCCAGCGGAAACTCGACCACTTTCGGCGGACGCGAAAAGCGATGAACGGCTGGTACGTCCGCGACGATAGCCCGGACATCACCGACCGCGAACACAACGGGATTTTGAACTTCATCCGCGTCACGTCGCGAGCGAATTTCTACGTCCCCGCGCGGAACGACCGCTCGTTCCCGCTGCTGTGA
- a CDS encoding TorD/DmsD family molecular chaperone has product MDDAAVYDARLELVDFVIEVFWDVPDETFVANLLGDGLQLPDAKVNTSLDEGFDLLRTFVANNDGRDPAAVRDELAQEYTRVFVGPRPPVLAHETYYRDDTDFIGEGLAQVEASYAAAGWKPPEEYGEENDFIAVELAFLRYLVERQFHGAEEAFGYERVFLDEHLATWHEAFVDDVLNETEEPLFRAAALVFAGFVEFEDELVAQMIS; this is encoded by the coding sequence ATGGACGACGCCGCCGTCTACGACGCCCGCCTCGAACTCGTGGATTTTGTCATCGAGGTGTTCTGGGACGTACCCGACGAGACGTTCGTCGCGAACTTACTCGGCGATGGCCTCCAGTTGCCGGACGCGAAAGTCAACACCTCGTTAGACGAGGGGTTCGACCTGCTCAGAACGTTCGTCGCGAACAACGACGGACGCGACCCGGCAGCGGTTCGAGATGAACTGGCGCAGGAGTACACGCGCGTGTTCGTCGGGCCGCGCCCGCCCGTCCTGGCGCACGAGACGTACTACCGCGATGACACCGACTTCATCGGTGAGGGGCTCGCGCAAGTCGAAGCGAGTTACGCCGCCGCGGGGTGGAAGCCGCCGGAGGAGTACGGTGAGGAGAACGACTTCATCGCCGTCGAACTCGCGTTCCTCCGGTACCTCGTCGAGCGGCAGTTTCATGGGGCGGAGGAGGCGTTCGGCTACGAGCGCGTGTTCCTCGACGAGCATCTCGCGACGTGGCACGAGGCGTTCGTCGACGACGTGCTCAACGAGACGGAGGAACCGCTGTTCCGGGCGGCGGCGCTCGTCTTCGCCGGTTTCGTCGAGTTCGAGGACGAACTCGTCGCGCAGATGATCTCCTAA
- a CDS encoding hydrogenase iron-sulfur subunit: MNVGAFVCSCGDTCDIDLERTRDGVRDVDVVASSTLLCEDGLPAMAQLVDEYELDQLLVTAPDDGCQRRFRALAEEKGLHPEATSFVDHRAGAGWVHDRDAATDKTARLLNARRAGLEHEAASRSVTQDAGDAVVVVGDAETAAALADSAKVTLVADGRDFHDSDVDLSDVTVERGRVVGVEGEFGEFRLTLHSEVTDDCVSCMKCVKEGPEGMLTRYPVDIDPDAPGGEWEQCCPTDAIDRSGIERAIEVDQVVYPEGSSAARGGRLGYYTGPVDAGTVAAVESLLGGVTKPKHLDLDLDVCAAGESSQQGCTACTDACPHDAVRRPTVDSVEFDEVACQDCGACTSACPTGATMLREPSNERLAREVEALLDVEEQGGGWLFSRGEKGIETPVVAFVCSERAADALRAYGRRAASGTDLTYPPVLPVSVNCTDTVGEAHVLHALAAGADGVAVVGCGDSCLHSGPDPKAELVERLNRATADLGLGDRTAFFAPDPAEHESFVAELEAFVDGLSETPIPAGEHRATGVVRDDKPNPAFNTHDWALESVRAIVARTDPDRDVIRGLETFGLMDVSEACNLTPTCSTLCPTNAIRRTDDGDLQFSHEDCVNCGLCEEGCPETAITIETGLDLARLPERNSGERWETVYEGEMVECVRCGKPFASRGSIEKVKGEVGDVVEGIAPGADASVFDYCGDCRARLLFENGGAQ, from the coding sequence ATGAACGTCGGCGCCTTTGTGTGCTCCTGCGGCGACACCTGCGACATCGACCTCGAACGAACGCGAGACGGCGTCCGCGACGTGGACGTGGTCGCCAGCTCGACGCTGCTGTGCGAAGACGGTCTCCCCGCGATGGCACAGCTCGTCGACGAGTACGAACTTGACCAGTTGCTCGTCACTGCACCCGACGATGGCTGTCAGCGCCGCTTCCGGGCGCTCGCTGAGGAGAAGGGGCTCCATCCGGAGGCCACCTCGTTCGTCGACCACCGCGCGGGCGCGGGCTGGGTCCATGACCGCGACGCCGCGACTGACAAGACCGCCCGCCTGTTGAACGCGCGTCGCGCCGGACTCGAACACGAGGCGGCGAGTCGGAGCGTCACCCAAGACGCCGGAGACGCCGTCGTCGTCGTCGGCGACGCCGAGACGGCCGCCGCGCTCGCAGACTCCGCCAAGGTGACGCTCGTCGCCGACGGCCGCGATTTCCACGATTCGGACGTCGATCTCTCGGATGTGACCGTCGAACGCGGGCGCGTCGTCGGCGTCGAGGGTGAGTTCGGCGAGTTTCGACTCACGCTCCACTCGGAGGTGACAGACGACTGCGTCTCCTGTATGAAGTGCGTGAAGGAGGGTCCTGAGGGGATGTTGACGCGCTACCCGGTCGACATCGACCCCGATGCCCCTGGCGGCGAGTGGGAGCAGTGCTGTCCAACAGACGCTATCGACCGCTCCGGCATCGAGCGGGCTATCGAAGTCGACCAAGTGGTGTATCCCGAGGGCTCGTCCGCGGCGCGCGGCGGCCGACTCGGCTACTACACCGGCCCCGTTGACGCCGGAACTGTCGCCGCCGTCGAGAGTCTACTCGGCGGCGTCACAAAGCCGAAGCATCTCGACCTCGACCTCGACGTCTGCGCGGCGGGCGAATCCAGCCAGCAAGGCTGTACCGCCTGCACCGACGCCTGCCCGCACGACGCCGTCCGACGGCCGACCGTTGACTCCGTCGAGTTCGACGAGGTGGCGTGTCAGGACTGCGGCGCGTGCACGAGCGCCTGCCCGACGGGCGCGACGATGCTCCGCGAACCGTCGAACGAGCGCCTCGCCCGCGAAGTGGAGGCGCTTCTCGACGTGGAGGAGCAAGGCGGCGGCTGGCTGTTCAGCAGAGGCGAGAAAGGCATCGAGACGCCCGTCGTCGCCTTCGTCTGCTCGGAGCGTGCCGCCGACGCGCTCCGCGCCTACGGCCGCCGCGCGGCGAGCGGAACCGACCTCACCTACCCGCCCGTCCTCCCCGTCTCGGTGAACTGCACCGACACCGTCGGCGAGGCGCACGTGCTCCACGCGCTCGCCGCGGGAGCCGACGGAGTCGCCGTCGTCGGCTGCGGCGACAGCTGTCTGCACTCCGGACCGGACCCGAAAGCCGAACTGGTCGAGCGACTGAACCGCGCGACGGCCGACCTCGGCCTCGGCGACAGAACCGCGTTCTTCGCGCCCGACCCGGCCGAACACGAATCGTTCGTCGCCGAATTGGAGGCGTTCGTCGACGGCCTCTCAGAGACGCCGATTCCGGCGGGCGAACACCGCGCGACGGGCGTCGTCCGCGACGATAAGCCGAACCCGGCGTTCAACACACACGATTGGGCGCTCGAAAGCGTCCGCGCCATCGTCGCCCGCACCGACCCCGACCGGGACGTGATTCGAGGGCTGGAGACGTTCGGACTGATGGACGTGAGTGAGGCGTGCAACCTCACGCCCACCTGTTCGACGCTCTGTCCGACCAACGCCATCCGCCGGACCGACGACGGTGACCTGCAGTTCAGCCACGAGGACTGCGTCAACTGCGGGCTATGTGAAGAAGGCTGTCCGGAGACGGCCATCACCATCGAAACCGGGTTGGATCTCGCTCGCCTCCCCGAACGCAACAGCGGCGAACGCTGGGAGACGGTATACGAGGGCGAGATGGTCGAGTGCGTCCGCTGCGGGAAACCGTTTGCCAGTCGGGGCTCCATCGAGAAAGTGAAAGGCGAGGTCGGCGACGTGGTCGAAGGAATTGCGCCGGGCGCCGACGCCAGCGTCTTCGACTACTGCGGAGACTGCCGTGCACGCCTCCTGTTCGAGAACGGAGGTGCCCAGTGA